Part of the Juglans regia cultivar Chandler chromosome 14, Walnut 2.0, whole genome shotgun sequence genome, gaataataacattttttatggaTATGTACATTCAGGGACTATGTTGAAAGAATTTGTCGATCAATTCGACAATGCACTGAGGAAGaaagtagagaatgagatggCAACGGATTTCTACTCATTCAATTGCACAGTCCCTTGTATATCTCATTTACCCGTGGAGAAAAAATTTCAAGTAGTGTATacgaattctaaatttaaggaaaTGCAGTCAGAAGTAATGGGGATTATCTACTCTCATTGTGTTGTCATAAAAATAGAAGGGACAATTACCACGTATCAAGTTAATGACCAAAGGGTAGTTGAAGATGGCATCAAGAAGTCAACTTTGCAAGCGTACTTCAATGAAGATGAGTGTGAGGCAAAGTGCATGTGTGGACtatttgagatgagagagattatatataggcacattcttttaattttcgTCGCAAGGGATGTCAAAGTGTTGCCAGAAAAGTACATTATACAGAGGTGGAGGAAGGACATTAAACGTAGATATGCTCTCATTCGAATCAATTACGATGACTTGAGTGGTAAACCAACTGCTAGTCGGTACTTTGgtttgataaaattatgtttcGAAGTAGCTACAAATGCATGTGAAAGCAAAGATAATTCCCTGGACATGACATAGAAGCTAAAGGCAAAGAATGAAATTTACACTAAATTAAAGCCCCAGACCACAGTTGCAAGCACTCATGCTTCAATTGATGCCGAAACTGGAAGTTCGAAGAAAGTGTTGAGCCATCGTGTTGTCATAGGCAAAGGCAAACCCCCATCAAAGAGGAGATAACTTATAATAGAGAAGTtacaaactaaaaataaaaaggctgGTGGCAAACGacaaagaaagaatgtatggaatgtttaaataatgtgattttGATATAGTTTTAACAAATTTATGAATAAGTTATGTCATTTGTTTATGTATTCAAATGTAGCCCCAATCATGGACGGAAGATGTATTAAACTCCACAGAATCGGTAATATTGCACGACACACCAGAAGTTGTTGTTTCGCAACTGCCTGGTACACAACAAAACGTTATTTCTCAGgtaaatgttaaataatattctttttgtctatattttgaacaaataatgctgagttttgcatgatgttttacaaaatatttcaaactattTGCATATGAACTTCGCATGTCCTGGCCTTCTCGATAATTGATGAAAGACATGGTAGACTACTACCCTCATCAAAGTACTTGAGATTTGAAGACGCTGTAGACTGTTATGTTGACAAAAGTTCATAACTTCATATGTATAACTCTACTTTGTATTCTTATAAACTTGGTGTATTGTTGTAACATTGGATATTTATACCATTTTAAGGGTATGAATTATGTTATGGGTATGAGATATGTTATTATTGTTCGGAATGAGGATTGATCAAAGTTTTGGATGTTTATATTAAAGTGTTGGTTCAAAGTTATAATCTCATAGGTTTTATTCAATATAgaacaaaatacatgaaatatagTGCAAGGAAAATACTTCTTATAACTATTCATAATGTTCACAAGTCTTATGGATTTGAATATTACAATATTGATAAAGATTGTAAACCTATTTATTACAACCTACTTAACAACATTACACAGCTTCATATACACTGCTACTAATTGGTAATTGTTCTTGATCCTATCCAACAACAAAATATTAGAATTGCAAGTCCCCAATACATGCAAGGTCGCATACTTGTATGGTTAATATCTTTCATTATACCATGAAGCTCATCCTAATCATTTTGGATGTCATCTTCTGATTTTTGAATCTGTACCCTTGCACGTTGGAGCTCTTCCTCCCTCTTTTAGAGTTCTTCCTCCCACTTTTAGagttcttcctctctcttttggaGGCGACGTTCTCTTTTGCACacaacttttcatttattttctacttCAATATCTACCCATAAAAAGTACTCGCAATATAGTCTTCCCTGCAGCAAACATCTAATTGGTGTGAGAAATTACAATTAATAcaacaatatttgaaaaaatgttgcacacacaaatttttttagtgCTACCTCTCTATTGTAATTTGGATAAGAATCAAAAGGTCGACttggattttttgttgttttcgaTAATTTTAAACGTGTTATCTCTCTGCATAGACATTTTGGAGcatgatttgaaaaagatgaagaatgcGATGAACACATTGCGtatcaaaaatagaaatagttctCGAAACTGTGTTATGCTAGAAATGTGTTATGCCTACATCAGATAGTAATCTCTTAGTAATTGCTAGTCCagcaaaaacaagaaaaaaatggataaaagaTAGTAGAAACCAAAGTTCCCAAAGTTTGAGTAGCTAGTACATTCTTCCTCAAAGTTCATTCTTTCTTAAAGTtcccaaaatttcaaaaaaaaagtaaaaaccaaTAACAATGAAGGGCATATGATAGACTGCATAATAGGATGAATTTACCCGTGTCTTGTACCTCTTTCTTGCCAATCGCAGAATAATGGATAAAAGATAGTAGAATTCAAAACCACTCAATTCACTACATTAGTCCATTTTAAAAGATTGGTCCTGAAGATGGCATATAAGACTTTTTTAGTAAGTGCAAATGGGTATTCTTTTTGCAAATCACTTATACAATTGGTAAATGATAGTATTCAAGTAATAAGTGAGTTACAAGAAGCCTATCAACAAGTCTGCAAATTCAAACACATACACTTCAAGCATAAATTACCGTATGGAACAAGTGAATTGCaagaacgaaatattttatcCAGACCCCAGAAAATATTTATGGGTTCCATAAGTGAGTTGCAAGAAGCCTATCAACAAGTCTACTAGTTCAGACACATACACTTCAAGCATAAATTACCATATGGAACCCATTCACGAATTTGAACAAACACGTAGAGTGCACAATCAAAACCAGAAATATTTTCTACAAACAAGTAAAGATCTTAACACAAGTTTACAAACAAGCAAAACCAATTCAGGATTCACTCTCAAGCGAAGAATTACATGCAAAAGAAGACACTGAGTGAAATCTCAGAgaaggaaatattttaaatcataGAGAAGGAAATCCCTCACCAAAAACATTTCAAATCACAGAGAAAGAAATCCCTCACCAAGAAATACTCTATTGAGTAATGACGACGTAGCTTGCTCAGGGGAGCGGCAACGGCGACAGAGATGGCGACACGTGATGGGCTTGGGCAAGCTTCGGCTATGGGTATGGAGATGAAGGGGTCTGGGGTAATGCGTGTAAAGTAGGTTTGTTcgtttttttcctttaatgaaACGTAGTGTTTCGTTTATAAAATGAAACGCTGCGTTTCATTTATGGATTGCAATGCAAACCCTAAATGGGGGACTAcaataagaataattctatatattaatattatagtgatatagtaatactaatactatatgttatatattatataataatacattaatactaaattattagtaatattatatactatactaataatgatattaatactatagaataatatatggtcatagtgatattaatactatatagagttatagtgatttagttctAATGAAccagtgattagtataactatatattagtattagttatagtgatttagtataattatattagtataagttatagtgatttagtataactatattagtattaatataaatattagttaaagttatagtgattagtataagtttataactatatattagtatttgttatagacttatagtgatatagtattagtataactactaatactacaatgatttatatagttctttatatatagacttaaagtggattactaatagtattagagcataaaatgtaattaatatactcaTATACATTAGGATACTAAtgtttactttctaattaaagcgaaatgtaattaatatactaatgtatattagtattactactGTATTATGCATTTatcaaatattcaaaaagaatatgttgagaatttattaggtcataaaattttattaatatatatattatatttaaagcatatgatcaaataaattttcatcttaaagaTTAAAAttctatgttataaattataataacattatcttatatataattataatatatattatcttggTGCCTCATAGATGGCaccatattattttttgagatattATATTTACAACATACATTTGTGATCAAATCCAACTTATTGCTTAATTGAAGATGTTTTTCGAaatcctttttctttatttttcaaagtctttaaacaaacaaaattggATTAACACCCAAGTCTATTGCCCGGTCTTGCTTAGTACTCATTCCTTATTCTATATAGTGAACCAATTGTGTATAAAGAAGGTTTCacttgtgtgtgttttttttataaattcaccTGTGGGTTTGGTATTCACTGGTatgtacaaataaatatatcacgTTTTGTGATAGTATGATCTGATAGTCGgtatcttttagattgtgaaatAATGTtggataattaaataattttattttatataattattataatttttttaaatttgtacataaaatataataatttaatttttttaaatcttaaaataaaaataatattaaaaaataatattataataatattttattattaaaaatctttttgtaCTTTTTCTGCAAAAGTAATCGGTGAAATTCTGTTGTGTCTTTTGAAGCAGCTGTTGCTATCATTCCACCGAAGGTGCTTTGAACTATTTACTTGTTTAAAATTTAATCCCAAGTTATGAGAAATGGATTAAAGATAGATTGACAACGTTATTTCCTTTCACTACCAAAAGCAAAAGGTcctgtacatttttttcacttatcCCTTTGTCTATCTGGTGGTGTCAATTAGGTCTGACTTCAACACACAAACAAGAACAACCAAACTAATATGCTGGTATTGTAGATTCCTCGAGGAAGATAAAGTCTGTGAACTTTGTGGTGGCTCCCAGAAAACCAAAAGAAACTTTTCCATTATAATTAACTTTaaacaacaaaaccaaaacatagcACGATGCAAGTCTAAAATCCAAGCATACATACGATCAGACACCATACAGACAGAACAAAGTAACCATTCTCTCCACAGAGAGGAACCCTATACACACTACAAGACACTCATCACTTAATCAACTTCCTCGATCTTGGGACCAGCACCACCGCTTCCACTGCCAGTTGGAGGACCATCCTCGTCCATGGCTCCACCCATATCACCACCAGCACCTTGGTACATCTTGGCAATGATTGGATTGCAGATGCTCTCGAGCTCTTTCATCTTGTCTTCGAACTCATCCGCCTCAGCCAGCTGGTTCCCATCAAGCCATTGGATGGCCTGATCGATTGCatcttctatcttcttcttgtCCGCGGCTGGTAGCTTCGCAGCAATCTTCTCGTCTTTGATAGTGTTCCTCATGTTATAAGCGTAGTTCTCCAGAGCATTCTTCGCCTCCACCTTCTTCTTATGCTCCTCGTCCTCTGCCTTATATTTCTCGGCCTCCTGCACCATCTTCTCAATCTCTTCCTTGGAAAGCCTGCCCTTGTCATTGGTGATTGTGATCTTGTTCTTCTGTCCGGTGGTTTTGTCCTCCGCAGAGACATTCAAGATACCATTGGCATCGATGTCAAAGCACACGTTGATTTGAGGGACTCCCCTGGGAGCAGGAGGAATGCCAGAGAGCTCGAACTTGCCCAGCAAGTTGTTGTCACGGGTTCTGCTACGTTCACCCTCGTACACCTGGATAAGAACCCCGGGCTGGTTGTCAGAGTAGGTTGAGAACACCTGCTCCTTCTTGGTGGGAATTGTGGTATTCCTTGGAATCAAAACAGTCATAACACCTCCAGCAGTCTCCAAACCAAGGGAAAGAGGAGTGACATCCAGCAACAAAAGGTCCTGCACCTTCTCATTACCCTCACCACTGAGAATCGCAGCCTGAACAGCAGCACCA contains:
- the LOC108992944 gene encoding protein FAR1-RELATED SEQUENCE 5-like, which encodes MAMKNDIDIVSPNTRHRYCLWHIMRKLPKKLGSHVEFKCGLKSALQRCVYDSQTSNEFEKSWEVFIDAYNMKENAWLQRTMLKEFVDQFDNALRKKVENEMATDFYSFNCTVPCISHLPVEKKFQVVYTNSKFKEMQSEVMGIIYSHCVVIKIEGTITTYQVNDQRVVEDGIKKSTLQAYFNEDECEAKCMCGLFEMREIIYRHILLIFVARDVKVLPEKYIIQRWRKDIKRRYALIRINYDDLSGKPTASRYFGLIKLCFEVATNACESKDNSLDMT